One genomic segment of Leptolyngbya sp. CCY15150 includes these proteins:
- a CDS encoding DUF2267 domain-containing protein has protein sequence MPVPAEYQRASDDFYHYLVDARDTASLWSTHVTYTMTQGVFQTFRCRLSIEDAILFANVLPICLRALFVTDWDTKEPQKSFADREEMMRDVRSLREDHNFSTETAIKDVAAALRRHVDEKAFDHVLAQLPEGAIDFWQV, from the coding sequence ATGCCAGTACCTGCAGAATACCAGCGTGCTTCAGATGACTTTTATCATTATCTGGTAGATGCACGTGACACAGCCAGCCTCTGGAGTACCCATGTAACCTACACCATGACACAAGGCGTCTTTCAGACGTTTCGCTGCAGGCTTTCCATTGAAGATGCCATATTATTTGCGAACGTACTGCCAATTTGCTTGAGGGCACTTTTTGTGACCGATTGGGATACGAAAGAACCGCAAAAGTCCTTTGCAGATCGTGAAGAGATGATGAGAGACGTCAGATCATTGCGGGAGGACCATAATTTTTCGACTGAAACCGCCATTAAAGATGTAGCCGCTGCTCTGAGACGACATGTGGATGAAAAAGCCTTTGATCACGTACTTGCTCAATTACCAGAAGGGGCAATAGATTTCTGGCAAGTATAA
- a CDS encoding PD-(D/E)XK nuclease family protein, which produces MALFSRLLNLNTGNIPLEDFFTELVAYLFSTDKEILYAWLNHLNILDTSIDLDAYVSTQRKFEPLDSHRLGSRPDIVIELADTQRRSIIFIESKIGSQEGDKQLSRYAEILHGIPGFQHKFLLYITRDFDPKAQADVFKTIAQPTVQFRQLRWHQFYRFLKTQADTMLVQEIMIFMSEYRMAHNNQFSSIDVITLANFTKSLELMDETMWGEVSQRFKKVLGAIKQKSTALTQIQWHGRYLMTASMPSGRWWCGLGFILKTSHLTDYPTVRLVLEVDPNSHRRAEIIEAMKDICEQYGWKGYSLDSSKDWAGIVREKSLQDFLSEEDHVVAIKRFFLQALDELENIKDQYSSLPWVAIQDNGENSDDGLPDT; this is translated from the coding sequence GTTAGTCGCTTACCTCTTCAGCACAGACAAGGAAATTCTCTATGCTTGGCTCAACCATTTAAACATATTGGATACAAGCATTGATTTGGATGCCTATGTTTCAACACAAAGAAAGTTTGAGCCTCTTGATAGCCATCGTTTGGGTAGCCGCCCTGATATCGTAATTGAGCTAGCTGATACTCAACGTCGTAGCATCATCTTTATTGAGAGTAAAATTGGCTCTCAGGAAGGCGACAAGCAGCTTTCAAGGTATGCAGAGATTTTGCATGGAATTCCAGGGTTCCAGCACAAATTTCTTTTGTACATCACTCGTGATTTCGATCCGAAAGCTCAAGCAGATGTGTTCAAGACTATTGCTCAACCTACCGTTCAGTTCAGGCAACTGAGATGGCATCAGTTCTATCGGTTTTTGAAAACTCAAGCAGATACAATGCTTGTTCAAGAAATTATGATATTTATGAGTGAGTATCGCATGGCACATAACAACCAGTTCTCCTCTATTGACGTGATTACGCTAGCAAATTTCACGAAATCACTAGAACTGATGGATGAGACAATGTGGGGGGAAGTGAGTCAACGCTTTAAGAAAGTTTTAGGAGCCATTAAGCAAAAGTCTACCGCACTTACCCAGATTCAATGGCATGGGCGGTATTTAATGACTGCCTCGATGCCAAGTGGAAGATGGTGGTGCGGACTAGGTTTTATTCTCAAGACATCACATTTAACTGATTACCCAACAGTACGTCTCGTACTTGAAGTAGATCCTAATTCCCATCGTCGAGCAGAAATTATTGAAGCAATGAAAGATATTTGCGAACAATATGGCTGGAAAGGTTATAGCTTAGATAGCTCAAAAGACTGGGCAGGAATAGTTCGAGAAAAAAGTTTGCAGGATTTTCTTTCTGAAGAAGACCATGTGGTAGCGATCAAAAGATTTTTCCTGCAGGCACTCGATGAGTTAGAAAATATCAAAGATCAGTATTCAAGCCTTCCTTGGGTAGCAATTCAAGACAATGGAGAAAACTCTGATGATGGGTTACCAGATACCTAA